One region of Priestia megaterium genomic DNA includes:
- the mnmE gene encoding tRNA uridine-5-carboxymethylaminomethyl(34) synthesis GTPase MnmE, whose translation MLDFDTIAAISTPMGEGAIAIVRLSGEEAITIADRIFKSVSNKRLTDVASHTIHYGHIVDPKTEQVVEEVMLSIMKGPKTFTREDIIEINCHGGIVSVNRVLQLVIANGARLAEPGEFTKRAFLNGRVDLSQAEAVMDLIRAKTDKAMNMAIGQMEGRLSKLVRHLRQEILETLAHVEVNIDYPEYDDVEEMTHQVLIEKASNVRQEIDKLLQTSHQGKILREGLATVIIGRPNVGKSSLLNSLVQDAKAIVTDIPGTTRDVIEEYVNVRGVPLRLVDTAGIRETEDIVERIGVERSRQYLKEADLILLVLNFNEELTDEDKKLFEAVEGMDVIVIVNKTDLEQKINLEEVQQFAGDHPVVTTSLLQEQGVDQLEEAIAALFFEGTIESQDLTYLSNTRHIALLTQARGAIDEAITGIESGVPIDIVQIDLTRTWELLGEIIGDAVHESLIDQLFSQFCLGK comes from the coding sequence ATTTTGATACAATTGCGGCCATTTCTACACCAATGGGAGAAGGAGCTATTGCCATCGTCCGCCTGAGTGGTGAAGAAGCAATTACGATTGCAGATCGTATCTTTAAAAGCGTTTCGAATAAACGATTAACAGACGTGGCTTCTCATACTATTCACTACGGTCATATCGTAGATCCCAAGACGGAGCAAGTCGTTGAAGAAGTGATGCTTTCCATTATGAAAGGTCCTAAGACATTTACTAGAGAAGACATTATTGAAATTAACTGTCACGGAGGAATTGTATCCGTTAATCGTGTGCTGCAGTTAGTTATTGCAAATGGTGCCCGTTTAGCCGAGCCAGGTGAGTTTACAAAACGAGCATTTTTAAATGGTCGAGTAGACTTATCACAAGCAGAAGCTGTAATGGATTTAATTCGTGCCAAAACAGATAAAGCGATGAATATGGCAATTGGCCAAATGGAAGGGCGTTTGTCCAAGCTAGTACGTCATTTACGCCAGGAAATTCTCGAAACACTTGCCCATGTAGAGGTGAACATTGACTATCCAGAATATGACGATGTAGAGGAAATGACTCACCAAGTGTTGATCGAAAAAGCTTCAAATGTACGCCAAGAAATTGATAAGCTTCTTCAAACCTCTCATCAAGGGAAAATTTTAAGAGAAGGATTAGCTACGGTTATTATTGGACGTCCTAATGTAGGGAAATCTTCTCTTCTAAATAGTTTAGTGCAAGATGCAAAGGCTATTGTCACAGACATTCCTGGAACGACGCGAGATGTGATCGAAGAGTACGTTAATGTGCGAGGAGTTCCTCTACGATTAGTTGATACAGCTGGAATTCGTGAAACAGAAGATATTGTAGAACGAATTGGTGTGGAACGCTCCCGTCAGTATTTGAAAGAAGCGGATTTAATTTTGCTTGTGTTGAATTTCAATGAAGAATTAACGGACGAAGATAAAAAGCTATTTGAAGCTGTAGAAGGCATGGACGTTATTGTCATTGTGAATAAAACAGATCTTGAGCAAAAAATTAATCTAGAGGAAGTGCAGCAATTTGCTGGTGATCATCCAGTAGTGACGACTTCGCTTCTTCAAGAACAAGGAGTGGATCAGCTTGAAGAAGCAATCGCAGCTCTTTTCTTTGAAGGAACAATTGAATCTCAAGATTTAACATATTTATCTAATACGAGACATATTGCGCTTTTAACGCAAGCAAGAGGAGCTATCGATGAGGCCATCACAGGTATTGAAAGTGGTGTTCCAATCGATATTGTCCAAATTGATTTAACAAGAACGTGGGAACTATTAGGTGAAATTATTGGTGATGCTGTTCACGAAAGCTTAATTGATCAGTTGTTCTCTCAATTCTGTTTAGGAAAATAG